The proteins below are encoded in one region of Maridesulfovibrio ferrireducens:
- a CDS encoding DNA modification methylase, producing the protein MTKLCLEHWPLERFRSYDRNLKKHKTSVNKMIESIREFGFRIPVLAQSDGTIVDGELRLLAALQLEIIEIPVVLADGMTPQQIKAFRLMANSSSAWSKWDDESLALELSELRTYDFDLQLTGFALSDVEDLLEQFGPEFSGNEDPDSVPDIESEYVSKHGDLWILGEHRLLCGDSTSGADISRLMNNNSADMVFTDPPYNVNYEGKAGKIKNDNMSNGQFYQFLYDAFTAMFLALKKGGPIYVAHGESESINFRSAFQDAGFKTASCVIWAKNAFVLGRSDFQPQHEPILYGWKPGARHCWYGGRKKTSVQQFQNDEHMQIEGDSVQLTMQNRLLLISGKDLQVEELIPSVVHEKKPQRSDAHPTMKPVALVERFLKNSSLKNDIVLDSFGGSGSTLIACERTKRKCHTMELDPRFADVIVRRWQEFTGQTAILEFDGRTFEQVQYAGKIQ; encoded by the coding sequence ATGACAAAACTCTGTTTAGAGCACTGGCCCCTTGAACGGTTCCGGTCATATGACCGGAACCTCAAAAAACACAAAACGAGCGTGAATAAGATGATTGAATCAATTCGGGAATTCGGGTTCCGCATCCCCGTTCTTGCTCAAAGTGATGGAACTATTGTTGACGGAGAACTCCGGCTGCTTGCCGCGCTTCAGCTTGAAATAATAGAAATTCCAGTTGTCCTTGCGGACGGCATGACTCCGCAACAGATCAAAGCTTTCCGGCTCATGGCTAACAGTTCGTCTGCCTGGTCTAAATGGGATGATGAATCTCTTGCCCTAGAACTCTCGGAATTGCGCACTTACGATTTTGATTTGCAATTAACAGGATTTGCTCTTTCCGATGTTGAAGATTTACTCGAGCAATTCGGCCCTGAATTTTCCGGCAACGAAGATCCGGACTCAGTGCCGGATATTGAATCAGAATATGTAAGCAAACACGGCGACCTTTGGATTCTCGGAGAACATCGTCTGCTCTGCGGAGATTCCACCAGCGGCGCGGATATTTCAAGGCTCATGAACAATAACTCCGCTGATATGGTTTTCACCGATCCACCGTACAACGTGAATTATGAGGGCAAGGCCGGAAAAATCAAAAACGACAACATGTCGAACGGTCAATTCTACCAATTTCTTTATGACGCATTCACGGCCATGTTTCTGGCTCTCAAAAAAGGCGGCCCTATCTACGTTGCCCACGGTGAAAGTGAATCGATAAATTTCCGCTCTGCTTTTCAAGACGCAGGATTCAAGACAGCAAGTTGCGTCATCTGGGCAAAGAACGCCTTTGTTCTGGGTCGCAGTGATTTTCAACCGCAACATGAGCCGATCCTATATGGCTGGAAACCGGGCGCAAGGCATTGCTGGTATGGAGGGAGAAAAAAGACTTCCGTTCAGCAATTTCAAAATGATGAGCATATGCAAATCGAAGGAGATTCCGTGCAACTGACGATGCAAAACAGGTTGCTCCTTATTTCCGGCAAAGACCTGCAAGTGGAAGAACTGATTCCCTCGGTTGTTCATGAAAAGAAACCACAGCGCAGTGACGCTCACCCCACGATGAAACCTGTAGCTCTGGTTGAAAGATTTCTAAAAAACAGCTCACTAAAAAACGACATCGTTCTGGATTCTTTCGGAGGCTCCGGTTCAACGCTCATCGCTTGTGAGCGGACGAAACGTAAATGCCACACAATGGAACTTGATCCGCGCTTTGCTGATGTAATTGTACGCCGCTGGCAGGAATTCACAGGTCAGACGGCAATCCTTGAATTTGACGGTAGAACTTTTGAGCAGGTCCAATATGCAGGAAAAATTCAATAA
- a CDS encoding primase-helicase zinc-binding domain-containing protein: MNLLDCLKDRGLNPTLAGPKHGGEYHSPCPNCYGTDRFRCWPDQPNEKHGIPGSYNCRQCGISGDIVQWFVDVEGMDYPAAFASAGVEGNGSALPRKYRSPAPRKKYQQAQPEGKTWDIPPVLWMEKAQKLVEYAHVQLLANQEQLKYLAGRGIKKETIISHKLGWLPGENGKNAMYRARVGWGLPEARWPDGRIKALWLPRGIVIPLLSKDGEVLRIRIRRPHYDLKTEKDLKYVVVPGSCMATMVLSPSAEAFAIIEAELDAMLVDQECKGLMGAVSVMNDAGKPDSTALPILQAAKSLLVALDFDKAKADGTRPGTKASKWWTTNFDRAVRWPVPAGKDPGDAFQKGVELKEWALAGLPPVFKVREREKLKRQNPRPVTNANETSPAKKAPVVAPEAQPKKEATPLGSLFAFLDGNPTMYLKFYSTKKGDAAYAPAPADNQLVTCLTSLMIEAVDEIEKNPMEVAYRYGKPRTG, from the coding sequence ATGAATCTGCTTGATTGCCTAAAAGATCGGGGACTTAATCCTACTCTGGCGGGTCCGAAACATGGCGGAGAGTATCATTCTCCTTGTCCAAATTGCTACGGCACTGACCGTTTCCGCTGCTGGCCTGACCAGCCGAACGAAAAACACGGTATCCCCGGCTCATACAACTGCCGCCAATGCGGAATATCTGGCGATATAGTGCAATGGTTTGTCGATGTTGAGGGGATGGACTACCCGGCGGCCTTTGCTTCTGCGGGGGTAGAGGGGAACGGTTCAGCGTTACCGCGCAAGTATCGCTCCCCTGCTCCGAGGAAAAAATATCAACAGGCACAACCTGAAGGTAAGACTTGGGATATCCCTCCCGTATTGTGGATGGAGAAAGCACAAAAACTTGTCGAATATGCACACGTTCAACTCTTAGCGAATCAAGAGCAGCTCAAATATCTAGCCGGACGCGGGATAAAAAAAGAGACCATTATATCTCATAAACTCGGATGGCTTCCCGGTGAGAATGGCAAGAATGCAATGTATCGCGCCCGTGTCGGCTGGGGATTGCCAGAAGCAAGATGGCCCGATGGTCGAATTAAGGCTCTCTGGCTACCGCGCGGAATAGTCATCCCTCTTCTTTCAAAAGACGGGGAAGTTTTACGGATAAGGATTCGCCGCCCTCACTATGATTTGAAGACTGAAAAAGATCTCAAATATGTTGTTGTTCCTGGATCGTGTATGGCGACGATGGTTCTTTCTCCATCGGCTGAAGCGTTTGCAATTATCGAAGCGGAGCTTGATGCCATGCTGGTGGATCAGGAATGCAAGGGTTTAATGGGCGCGGTCAGCGTTATGAACGATGCGGGCAAGCCGGATTCGACGGCGCTCCCTATTTTGCAGGCGGCAAAATCTCTCTTGGTGGCTTTGGATTTTGATAAAGCTAAAGCTGACGGAACTCGTCCGGGAACTAAAGCTTCGAAATGGTGGACAACAAATTTTGATAGGGCTGTTCGTTGGCCCGTTCCGGCAGGTAAAGATCCCGGTGACGCATTTCAAAAAGGGGTTGAGCTCAAAGAATGGGCGCTTGCTGGACTCCCGCCAGTTTTCAAAGTGCGGGAAAGAGAGAAACTTAAGAGACAAAATCCGCGTCCAGTTACCAATGCGAACGAAACCTCTCCCGCAAAAAAAGCACCCGTAGTAGCCCCAGAAGCACAACCTAAAAAAGAAGCAACTCCGCTCGGATCACTATTCGCGTTTCTTGATGGGAATCCGACAATGTACTTGAAATTTTATTCAACGAAAAAAGGTGACGCGGCTTATGCTCCGGCTCCGGCAGATAATCAGCTAGTAACCTGTTTGACTTCTCTCATGATTGAGGCAGTAGATGAAATAGAAAAAAATCCTATGGAAGTGGCTTATCGATATGGAAAGCCTCGAACGGGATAA
- a CDS encoding phage/plasmid primase, P4 family, producing the protein MSKVLELVKQRVEDEGSDGGNGDGGGPDPQFVQDCLDAVGYGDGVLFAEVFRGKRLYNHSTQEWYHWTGHSWALDVGEKHTKTSCEDIAVLYLEEKASIDNEISKLEDSPKKKKSLEARSKFIAGRAKRLRSLAGRKECMEMATTNKNPIDVFGHQMDNRPTLVAVKNGVVDLETGALRDGKPEDFLLRSSPVKYDPNASYEFWDNMLFEIYEDDDKIAFLQRLFGAALFGWSREHIITVFFGQGRNGKDTIFEAISHVLGNLAGVIQPEMLLDQGRVKNSSGPSPDIMALKGLRLAVGSETNEGARLDVGRVKLLTGGGRLVGRWPHDKHATEFDPTHTLFLLTNNKPSAGNDYAFWKRAYLISHPFSFVSDPKGPDEKLADKHLKDKLRAGSSGILLWMVEGAISYLEGGLRPPACVLEDTAEYQRNEDMIGDFVEARCVISRDLEPKFPGIPKDLVLNFSIEEMKTSFKDIREVFEAWYCEVLGNKVPSPKWIGKQLKTRFPDKKSGNIYYMGIGINPSPKKDESKQPPYTLEEDTL; encoded by the coding sequence ATGAGTAAAGTTCTAGAACTCGTAAAACAGCGCGTGGAAGATGAAGGCTCTGACGGCGGCAATGGTGACGGCGGCGGACCTGATCCGCAGTTTGTCCAAGATTGCCTTGATGCTGTTGGTTACGGAGATGGAGTTTTATTCGCAGAAGTTTTTCGCGGAAAACGGCTCTACAATCATTCGACTCAAGAATGGTATCATTGGACCGGGCATTCATGGGCTTTAGATGTTGGCGAAAAGCACACGAAAACTAGCTGCGAAGATATCGCGGTTTTATATCTCGAAGAAAAAGCCTCTATTGATAACGAAATAAGCAAGCTTGAAGATTCTCCTAAAAAGAAAAAGTCACTTGAGGCTCGATCAAAATTCATAGCCGGTCGCGCAAAACGATTGCGATCTCTCGCTGGTCGTAAAGAATGTATGGAAATGGCGACTACGAATAAAAATCCGATTGATGTGTTCGGACACCAGATGGACAACCGCCCTACTTTGGTTGCTGTAAAAAATGGAGTTGTGGATCTGGAAACAGGTGCTCTTCGAGATGGTAAACCGGAAGATTTTTTACTGCGCTCATCTCCTGTCAAATACGATCCGAATGCCTCTTATGAATTTTGGGATAATATGCTTTTCGAAATTTATGAAGACGATGACAAAATTGCTTTTCTCCAACGGCTGTTCGGAGCAGCTCTCTTCGGCTGGAGCCGTGAACATATCATCACTGTATTTTTTGGTCAGGGCCGAAACGGTAAAGATACAATCTTTGAAGCTATCAGTCATGTTCTTGGAAACCTTGCTGGAGTTATTCAACCAGAAATGCTGCTTGACCAAGGCCGCGTAAAAAATTCCTCCGGACCTTCTCCAGATATCATGGCTCTAAAAGGACTCCGTCTGGCGGTTGGATCTGAAACCAACGAAGGCGCTCGGCTCGATGTTGGTAGAGTAAAACTTCTTACTGGTGGCGGTCGATTAGTCGGGCGCTGGCCACACGATAAACACGCGACAGAATTCGACCCGACTCACACACTATTTCTGCTCACGAATAATAAGCCGAGTGCAGGTAATGACTATGCGTTCTGGAAACGAGCATATCTGATCTCGCATCCCTTTTCTTTTGTATCTGACCCTAAAGGTCCGGACGAAAAGCTCGCTGATAAACACTTGAAAGATAAACTGAGAGCGGGATCTTCCGGCATTCTTTTATGGATGGTGGAGGGTGCGATCTCATATCTGGAAGGGGGGTTGCGGCCTCCGGCCTGTGTGCTCGAAGACACGGCAGAATACCAGAGGAATGAGGATATGATCGGCGACTTTGTCGAAGCTCGTTGTGTTATCAGTCGTGATTTAGAACCTAAATTCCCCGGCATTCCTAAAGATTTAGTTCTCAATTTTTCTATTGAAGAAATGAAAACATCTTTCAAAGATATTCGAGAAGTTTTTGAAGCTTGGTACTGCGAAGTTCTAGGAAATAAAGTTCCAAGTCCTAAATGGATAGGTAAACAATTGAAAACTCGTTTCCCCGACAAAAAGAGCGGAAACATTTATTATATGGGCATAGGCATCAATCCGTCTCCCAAAAAAGATGAAAGTAAACAGCCTCCTTATACATTGGAAGAAGATACTCTTTAA